From a region of the Alnus glutinosa chromosome 1, dhAlnGlut1.1, whole genome shotgun sequence genome:
- the LOC133868927 gene encoding galactoside 2-alpha-L-fucosyltransferase-like, protein MDLKAFRRRSSQSKPAGLPQTLRAARVALTKSGFTTMKLLKILAASLVALPVLVTLTLILRNPPADRIAGLAEARALERVAHNGTSVGVGLEDVSSQPTDTLKDKLLGGLLAPGFDEGSCLSRYQSSLYRKSPLHKPSSYLLSRLRSYEDLHKRCGPYTKSFNTTLEQLKSGQSASSTECKYLVWISFSGLGNRILTLASAFLYALLTNRVLLVDPGKDMADLFCEPFPEKSWLLPTDFSFKDQFNIFDQKSPHSYGNMLKNNILNSSIETLPSHLYLYLAHDYDDHDKLFFCDQDQALLGRVPWLIMKTDNYFVPSLFLIPSFEQELSKLFPQKDTVFHHLGRYLFHPSNHVWGLITRYYQAYLANADERIGIQIRVFETGSGPFQYVMDQILACTLKEKVLPEVDRRRSIVTPLGKRNLKAVLMTSLSSGYFENVRNMYWEHPTVTGEVVGVYQPSHEEFQQTEKYLHNRKAWAEIYLLSLTDVLVTSAWSTFGYVAQGLGGLKPWILYKPENQMAPDPACRRLMSMEPCFHAPPFYDCKAKTGTDTGALVPHVRHCEDMSWGLKLVDGHDEL, encoded by the exons ATGGATCTGAAAGCGTTCAGGAGGCGATCATCTCAATCGAAGCCCGCAGGTCTACCACAAACTCTCCGAGCCGCCCGAGTCGCACTTACAAAATCTGGGTTCACCACGATGAAGCTGTTGAAGATCTTGGCTGCTTCTTTGGTGGCACTCCCGGTTCTCGTCACCCTCACGCTCATTCTTCGGAACCCACCTGCCGATCGCATCGCTGGCTTAGCTGAAGCCAGGGCTTTGGAAAGAGTAGCTCACAACGGCACGTCAGTGGGTGTAG GTTTGGAAGATGTTTCCTCTCAACCTACTGACACGCTTAAAGACAAACTGCTTGGTGGGCTTCTTGCTCCTGGGTTTGATGAAGGATCTTGCTTAAGCAGGTACCAATCCAGTTTATATCGAAAAAGTCCACTCCACAAACCCTCTTCTTATCTCCTTTCGAGACTAAGGAGTTACGAAGATCTCCACAAACGCTGCGGACCCTATACCAAATCATTCAACACAACACTAGAACAACTCAAGTCTGGCCAGAGTGCTAGTTCTACAGAGTGTAAGTATCTTGTGTGGATATCTTTCAGTGGGTTGGGTAACAGGATTCTAACCCTGGCATCAGCATTCCTTTATGCCCTCCTCACTAATAGGGTCCTGCTTGTTGACCCAGGAAAGGACATGGCTGATCTTTTTTGTGAGCCATTTCCAGAGAAGTCTTGGTTATTGCCAACTGACTTCTCCTTCAAAGATCAATTCAACATCTTTGATCAGAAATCTCCTCATTCTTATGGGAACATGCTGAAGAATAACATCTTAAATTCTTCAATAGAAACACTCCCATCACATTTATATCTTTATTTAGCTCATGACTATGATGACCATGATAAGCTCTTTTTCTGTGATCAAGATCAAGCTCTACTTGGTCGAGTCCCTTGGTTGATAATGAAAACAGATAACTACTTTGTCCCATCTCTCTTCTTGATCCCCTCTTTTGAGCAAGAACTCAGCAAGTTATTCCCACAGAAAGATACTGTTTTCCACCACTTAGGTCGGTATCTTTTCCACCCTTCAAATCATGTGTGGGGACTAATTACGAGGTACTATCAAGCCTACTTAGCCAATGCAGATGAGAGGATTGGGATTCAAATAAGAGTTTTTGAAACGGGAAGTGGTCCCTTCCAATATGTGATGGATCAAATTTTAGCATGTACTCTAAAGGAGAAAGTGCTGCCAGAAGTAGATAGGAGGAGATCCATTGTCACCCCACTAGGAAAGCGAAACTTGAAAGCTGTCCTGATGACATCTTTAAGTTCTGGGTACTTTGAGAATGTAAGAAACATGTACTGGGAACATCCAACAGTGACTGGGGAGGTGGTTGGGGTTTACCAGCCAAGCCATGAAGAGTTTCAACAGACAGAGAAGTATTTGCACAACAGGAAGGCATGGGCAGAAATTTATCTCCTCAGCTTGACTGATGTATTGGTCACAAGTGCATGGTCAACGTTTGGCTATGTAGCTCAAGGTCTTGGAGGTTTGAAGCCATGGATTCTCTACAAGCCTGAAAATCAGATGGCACCTGATCCAGCTTGTCGTCGACTCATGTCAATGGAGCCTTGTTTTCATGCTCCCCCATTTTATGATTGCAAGGCAAAGACAGGAACTGATACAGGTGCACTTGTTCCTCATGTGAGACATTGTGAGGATATGAGCTGG